In Mytilus trossulus isolate FHL-02 chromosome 10, PNRI_Mtr1.1.1.hap1, whole genome shotgun sequence, the DNA window TTAGGATTGTCTTATAAGGGACAGATTAAGGGCTGACGAGGACAATATGCAAATGTCTCATACAGTTTcagaatacataaataaaacaaaatgttttgaaaactgatcttgtatatatatatataattacgaTGTTAAATCTGGTGGATTGGCAGGCGTAATTGACTATAATCGGACATGTGTGTTGGTTCCCGGGACTGTGttgtgtatttttgtatatatttattcaatttatcgAATGCTACCTTAATCTGAATATACAGATGACACGAAATATTGTTTGCTCAATAGAtggcactttttttttttagaaaaaatggatttataaaagtttttccaaACTTGTTTCCGACTCcgtaatttaaattttatgcaacattgtaatattttcgaatgtaatttttcattaataaatactgTTTGCAATTATAAGGGTTTTTTGTAATATGTATATTTGTAATTGTTGTAATTGTAGTCCCTGTTCGGTCCCGTCATTACATACTCAAAATGCCATTAATTTGCAAAAGTACAACATAACGACGGGATGTAAAAGTACATAACCAAatacgggatgtataagtacaaaaCCACGTCATATATATGGAACAAAGAAACATTAAAAGGCATTTAGACAAAGCACACAGCAAAAGAACAAAAGTGAATGACAAGAaacaaacaagttttacaatagcacaataaatagatatataagaaCCGCCACGTGCATTCAAGAAATTCACACATGtctttgtttggttttttaatGATCATGGCAttatacctgtaccaagtcaggaatttgccagttgttatccattcgtttgatgtgtttatgagcttttaattttgccatttgatttgggactttctgttttgaatctTCCTCAGCGTTCagtatattcttttttatgttacttggttacacatttttaatttttttaaatactaaggcttttctacctcaggcattgtttaccttagctgtatttggcaaaacttttaagaattttggtcctcaatgctcttcgtactttatttagccttttcaactttttaggattcgagcgttactgacgagtcttttgtagacgaaacgcgcgtctggcgtatatactaaatttagtcctggtatctatgatgagtttattagtTGTTGCAATGTAATCATAATATTGAATTTACCGTGCGAGGGAATATTCGTGACTGGTTATGAGTATAATAACGAATGTATTCAATAAGCAGGACTTATTACCCATCAAGAAGTAAACATGTTCAATACATTAACTTacctaaaattgaaaaaagtatcGAATATCACTATAATATACTAGAACGTTTGGCGCTATCATTTACAATATCGGAAGGCATACTTTGAACTAGGTTGGTCCCCTCCGTAAAACATTCAGTATGCCttcggaatatacaaatattaacgGTCGGTATGAGCTAATGATGGCCTTGAACTTGAACGTTTCGGTTCCCGGTTTGACGACGTCCACACACGGTACCAGTTGAAATTGCGTTAAACGTCAGACTGAAGTAATTTCTTGATCAGTTCGTGGAAACATCACAAACTCATGAAGTCTTGATTTTATAACAGGGGgaaacataattatattgaaGCAAATGCTTTTTATCGGGCAtcggcaaaatagcaaatatGATATTTGACCATCTCTGATTAATATAACTGAGCTAATTCTTTAGAAATCTATTTACATGTTAAATCAATCATCCTTAATCAGAACGATAGTTGTATGTGTGAGTGTATGCGAGTGGGAGAGAAaggctttttttatttttactttatgtgATTACATGCTTGTTATGAGCCCTATGAttaggaaataaaatatctttatatttatcttttatctattgcatcattataaatttgagaaaaatatatatatatatacaatatgacATAGACAATCGCATAGCTCCAAAAAATATTGCTTTTGAAATAATAGCTAGTTATTTGAATTGCATACcatatctttaaataaaataggttTCAACTTGGCTTCCCCTTACCAGGGATTTGCTATTCTAACGGGACTTCGTTGTCTCTAttagttttaattaattttattattatcatgtaAACATAAAATGTCCCTCTGCTAacttatattctttttttccagCGCCGGCAAAATGACACTAAATTAATGGTGCCAGTAAAATAGCCCGGcatttctatagaaataagttatttttcCGGTTTGAACTAAGATATTTCACACAGTGCCGACAAAATAGTAACTGCCTTTTATTTAACAACAAAGAAATATAGATTACATGTCGACTGCTTTCCGCATTCAATAATTTCCGTGAAATTTACGAGCTTATCATAGATAGCCGATTGAGCGACGATATAatttataggtaaaaaaatgagGGGgttaggaggggtcctgatccctaAACCCGGGCTTAAAAagatgaaatcccgaggtcccgaatttaaataaattaaaacctgacatcccgaaattcgcgAAAAAGAAATAAGGGGAAGCCAAGTTGAaacctattttatttaaagatatgGTATGCAATTCAAATAACTAGCTATTATTTCAAAAGCAATATTTTTTGGAGCTATGCGATTGTCTATgtcatattgtatatatatatatatttttctcaaatttataatgatgcaatagataaaagataaatataaagatattttatttcctaaTCATAGGGCTCATAACAAGCATGTAATcacataaagtaaaaataaaaaaagcctTTCTCTCCCACTCGCATACACTCACACATACAACTATCGTTCTGATTAAGGATGATTGATTTAACATGTAAATAGATTTCTAAAGAATTAGCTCAGTTATATTAATCAGAGATGGTCAAATATCatatttgctattttgccgaTGCCCGATAAAAAGCATTTGCttcaatataattatgtttcCCCCTGTTATAAAATCAAGACTTCATGAGTTTGTGATGTTTCCACGAACTGATCAAGAAATTACTTCAGTCTGACGTTTAACGCAATTTCAACTGGTACCGTGTGTGGACGTCGTCAAACCGGGAACCGAAACGTTCAAGTTCAAGGCCATCATTAGCTCATACCGACcgttaatatttgtatattccgaaGGCATACTGAATGTTTTACGGAGGGGACCAACCTAGTTCAAAGTATGCCTTCCGATATTGTAAATGATAGCGCCAAACGTTCTAGTATATTATAGTGATATTCgatacttttttcaattttaggtAAGTTAATGTATTGAACATGTTTACTTCTTGATGGGTAATAAGTCCTGCTTATTGAATACATTCGTTATTATACTCATAACCAGTCACGAATATTCCCTCGCACGGTAAATTCAATATTATGATTACATTGCAACAactaataaactcatcatagataccaggactaaatttagtatatacgccagacgcgcgtttcgtctacaaaagactcgtcagtaacgctcgaatcctaaaaagttgaaaaggctaaataaagtacgaagagcattgaggaccaaaattcttaaaagttttgccaaatacagctaaggtaaacaatgcctgaggtagaaaagccttagtatttaaaaaaattaaaaatgtgtaaccaagtaacataaaaaagaatatactGAACGCTGAGGAagattcaaaacagaaagtcccaaatcaaatggcaaaattaaaagctcataaacacatcaaacgaatggataacaactggcaaattcctgacttggtacaggtataaTGCCATGATCattaaaaaaccaaacaaagaCATGTGTGAATTTCTTGAATGCACGTGGCGGttcttatatatctatttattgtgctattgtaaaacttgtttgttTCTTGTCATTCACTTTTGTTCTTTTGCTGTGTGCTTTGTCTAAATGCCTTTTAATGTTTCTTTGTTCCATATATATGACGTGGttttgtacttatacatcccgtatTTGGTTATGTACTTTTACATCCCGTCGTTATGTTGTACTTTTGCAAATTAATGGCATTTTGAGTATGTAATGACGGGACCGAACAGGGACTACAATTACAACAATTACAAATATACATATTACAAAAAACCCTTATAATTGCAAAcagtatttattaatgaaaaattacattcgaaaatattacaatgttgcataaaatttaaattacgGAGTCGGAAACAAGTttggaaaaacttttataaatccattttttctaaaaaaaaaaagtgccaTCTATTGAGCAAACAATATTTCGTGTCATCTGTATATTCAGATTAAGGTAGCATTcgataaattgaataaatatatacaaaaatacacaaCACAGTCCCGGGAACCAACACACATGTCCGATTATAGTCAATTACGCCTGCCAATCCACCAGATTTAAGAAAGAAAAGTATCGAAcgaaaagaaagacaaaagaTTTAGACCAAATTCACGAAGATATGATACCTAAAAATTCCACCAAACTTCTGGAACAAGAAGTAAATTTAGATAAACCAGGCGGTGCTCAATTTTATTGTCTTCATTGTGCGTAAGTTTTatgagtttatatatatttctcaatCATAATATACATGAAGGGTGGTTACAGATCATAACAGAGACTTTGTGTTCTTGTAGCATTTGGATATCAATATggcatggattttttttttctcagaggGCAACCAGGGCGAGGGTTTTCTCTAAGGATTTCAAAAGACGAGAACATGGAAAAATCACATACTCTGCATGTGCAACAGTTCATAATCTTCAATAATGTGAAGCTGATATTGtattagtccgagattactctgacgtccaacggctgttttgccagacaagcatGACAAGCTGGGACCATGGGATGTCAGAGCCCATATAAAAAAGTAGATATGTGtccaaaatagatgcgctgcttcATCACTTCTGGTGCCCACCAACTGTCTTGGAATCATATAAATAGTGTCAATTTGTTCGTTTTTCATTTATCTGAATTTAATGATATGTtttaatgcttattaccactaaaattcaatttttggcagcttcacttttagagttcttgagttatgttcATTAAAGCGTTATATGCTAGCAAGGGCATTATCTTAGTTTTGAGACCACAACTATTtggtagtgcatttcttttagaacataaatgaaaatgtaaaaaatcccacctgcgcttctCAATAAAAAATTTACAGTGTGCTGTACTACTTTtgagacaaattatatcaaaatatataaaacttcatCTGGGctaactcaaaatatataaaacttcatCTGTGctaactcaaaatatataaaacttcatCTGGGctaactcaaaatatataaaacttcatCTGCGctaactcaaaatatataaaacttcatCTGTGctaactcaaaatatataaaacttcatCTGCGtaactcaaaatatataaaacttcatCTGTGctaactcaaaatatataaaacttcatCTGcactaactcaaaatatggacagtATCATGTttagggggtcttgaaatcttttcaCAGCTTCCGATGTtgtaatttttaaccttttttagcTGGActaaatcactactttccttgtaacatgtgtaaattCTGGACCCCAATTTTTTAACGGTGTAATTTTAGCCCCCTACAtgtacttgcaatttgaggcataaaacatggagaaataagtTTCTAAGGGGTATACAAAAAATTGGCAAGttacccactgtcaacactaggcctaaaaaaaaatgttgtgtttcCGGTCACCCGACCGACTGTGTTTCAGACCCCTGACTCAAAAGTTTTTAAAGCTGATGtgggaaaacaaatattttttatacctACCGACCGttttttctgaaagaaaatataaaaaatctaagtccCTCGATTATCGCcccaaaagaaaacaattgacGTCTGTAATCCACATACAACATACTGAATTTTGATTTATTctaataattatttgtttagtgtcatgtgttattttattttgtttcttttaataaagattataaacacattttgttttagtttatttgcATTTCGACTTTCCTTTACCTGGGATACGAAAATAaactgttctaaaaatagatttgtttctatGACATAATATGTACACTGTACATTGCTATGCTTTGATTAAAATAAGCTTTTAAACAATACTTCAcagtttataattattttaacagTAAAACCTCGTTAGTTTCGTATATATATGCAAAGCAGTAATGGGGCCCTGTACAGGTTATTTGCTGGACACAAGTGTTGAAagtgagaaaatataataattaagaGTAAATACTcttttcataaaatatcaaaaataaatgattcatgtataaaattcttcaactatatataaatgccctataatatttaacattaataCAGATCAGCCCAAGCCCAATTTCTAGAGTTTACATTGGTTATGTCATGATCAATAATGAGTAGgagttattgtttttaaaattaacccCAAATGTTACAAATCTGACAATCCAAAACTTTTGGTCCTGAAATAGGGGAATTGGGTTTAAAAAGCTAATTTCCATGGGGAAGAGTTGCCCAATTTTTTTTAGGTTTGGACTAAGTTTTTTTTCAGGGGTATTTAAAAGGGGGTAAACTACTTTACAAgttatcatataatatataaaatataaaatacaaaagaaaatgaatgGATATTGCTGATAAAAACTCACACAATAATCTAGAAAATTGTTAAATGGTCTTAAGCAATGAACAAAGTGCCCATGCCTTTAAACAAAACCGAGACCGCAATGAagcataatattaaaaaaaaaaaatccctacctaccGTCCCTTAAAAATTTCAAGGGGGTGATCGGAAacacaacattattttttttaggccCTAgtactagggactatattcgtggacaacgaaaatcaagggacgacaattgtggtcttggACCATCTGTGTCCCTATGGAATTATGGACACACTCCCTATTTAACGTCATGTTTAAAATTTCTTCTTTGATGCCTTACAGGAAGGCGTCAaaggtaaaaatttaaaataacctATCTACATGATCTAGATgtcatacatgtaattatttggactatggCAAGTCGATTAGcgaatatagttatcaaagataccaggattaaaatttaatacccCAGAAGCTCGAAAAGatgaacttttatttctatatttaaaaaaatactttagtCCTTAATCTCCTAAATGAGAGTTGTTTATATGGTGATACCTTCATGACAAATACAGTGAAAACTCTCACCAAATGACTTCAGCAGTTGGTGCATAACGTTAAAATATACACGTGACGATAATGCAGTGGATATCTAATTTTAAAGAAACGTTATCAGGGGATATCTAATATAAAAGACATTTTGTCAGTGCTTATTCAATATAAAAGATACACAATAAGTTTGGTTTAAATATGATTACTACTATTATAGGAACAACattgtgtatatttattttacagaaagtATTGCATAAATAACCAGGCTCTCACAGAACACTTCAGAAGTAAACCTCATAAGAGAAGGTaagatttgttttgtgtaaTACAAAGCTAAACCCTATGATTAAAAGTATGAGCAACTTGGTGTAATATTTCTGGTCAAAACTAAACCTCATATtgaaagatatcttataaaatcctCTTccaacatatacaaatgtacacttcacacataacattaaaattctaatgtaattattttgtattaatgGTTTTGATTGTATGACAGTAAGTataaaattctctatctccttgtctgtaaccAAGTAAGCTGACATTTTGAATTGCAgaatgtattgacatgtaaTTTCTACACTAAAAAGCAAAACACCTCGCTGCCGCATGTTGGTCctagaccacaattaattcatagtgcatttcttttagaagataaatgaaaattaaaaaaatttgtaagggttccgcggaacccagtgtctcgccttcttttgctgtaaatcacaggctcaacaaaaaattaggaaaaaaataaataaaaaaattcctcttgatactatcttttgattgtaagaagcttctgtccaagtttggtaaaaatctaggatagttaatgaatctaattaatgtttgaaaacttaaactgccgactgtatgtaatgttaactggaagaaaatctaagtccatttaaaagtaaaatacagaaaaaatggagttatctttttacaatatttacttctggatactatcttatggtcataaattagcttctgtccaagtttggtacaaacccaggatagtttaagaaagttattaaaattttaaaaactttaaccacagagtgaaagtaatgtttccccgcagaaaaactaagtccatttaaaagtaaaatacggaaaaaatggatttatttttttacaaaatttacttctggatactatcttatgatcataaacaagcttctgtcaaaatttggttcagaccaaggatagtttaagaaagttattaaaattctaaaaactttaaccacagagtgaatgtaatgtttccccgcagaaaaactaagtccatttataagtaaaatacggaaaaaatggaattttatttttacaaaatttactccCGGATagtatcttatgatcataaacaagcttctgtccaactttggtagaaatccagtatagtttaagaaagttattaaaatttcaaaaactttaaccacagagtgaatatttgtggacgccgccgacgacgacgccgacggaaagtaggatcgcttagtctcgctttttcgactaaagtcaaaggctcgacaaaaatcccacctgcactttctcaataaaatttttacagtgtgttgtactacttttgggacaaattatatcaaaattatagaaaacttcatcagctctaactcaaaatatggacaattttatgttatattctGGACCCAAGTTTTGtaacagtgtaatttcaccacccttcttgcaatttgaggcattaaacatgaagaaataaatttggaaggggcaTAAAAATTAATGACAAGTAACCCACAGTCAACACttgggactatatttgtgaacaccgggacgacaattgtggtctcggacctttTGCacctaaaaatcttctttttgtcaaattttattacattctgaagtGACCAAGAATCCAGAAAACGCCCAGTGTTTACATTTGACACAGGTAGCATACCTATaaaacttcaaatacaatacagttatctcttaataAAGAAAAGcgtaaaaagaagatgtggtatgattgccaatgagatatcTCTTCACAAGAccccaaatgacacagaaattaacaactatagatcacatTTATGGCCTTCAttataccacatagtcagctataaaagacccttaaaagactagtgtaaaacaatttaaacgagagaAAAAACATGCCATATGTTGATCAGGTTTTGCATACCCTTCCTGAGCACCCATGGTTTTGAACTCAATCATGCGAAAATGGTCATCAATTTTGTCTACTAGCAACAATATTTGTGTTAAGTTGAAATATTTGGTGAAACTTATCTAATATAGGCATTACACAATCACATTTGGTATAAAATAGGGAAATGCACTGTATAGTATTATTATCTTTCAGGGTAAAAGCATTACAGGTTGAACCCTACACACAAGCGGAGGCAGACAGAGCTGCTGGTATGGGATCTTACAAAAAACCTAAGAAACTTCATGTAGAAACACAGTCTGTCAAAGAAGATATGGACACTGAACTTTGTGAGGAAGACAAAACATGACTGTCACATGATCAGAATAAATCACCTGTGATAATGTTTGTTTGTtgactaaaaaatataaaatgaactaaaaaagataaaatggactaaaaaagatcaaatatgTACTTGATGACTTGAGTACAcaaaagtaaaatgttaaaactcTAATGACTTTGATTTTGTTAATAATCATAATGCCATATCATCTAGGCAACGAAAGTTGCTGAAGGAAAGACATAGGTGAGGCTTTTCCAGTGGCAGCAATGATGGTGATGTGGACGCAGTCAACAAGTTTTCTGTTTAAGTCAGTTTAATAGGAACTTCTTGTGTTAGATAAATGATATGTTCTATAAAGTTGCTTTACTGTCAGTACATATCAGTTTGACAACTAATGGTCTTGTCTCCTAGGTCATGGtctattgattttaaattgaataGCAATTTTACCACTAAACTCTTCTATAGATAtaagtatttggttttg includes these proteins:
- the LOC134688196 gene encoding zinc finger protein 593-like, whose amino-acid sequence is MNFGFGTSEDIGFGTSEDIGFGTSEDIGFGTSEDIGFGTSEKNIYLRKKRQINYACQSTRFKKEKYRTKRKTKDLDQIHEDMIPKNSTKLLEQEVNLDKPGGAQFYCLHCAKYCINNQALTEHFRSKPHKRRVKALQVEPYTQAEADRAAGMGSYKKPKKLHVETQSVKEDMDTELCEEDKT